A genomic segment from Polyangium mundeleinium encodes:
- a CDS encoding AAA family ATPase, with product MTAGPGYAFGEKTEETAYFTLYRARREGDTTVLLKVLRPEGARAAEIARFKQQYERLARLASSRLVAVRGVEERAGALIVMLEDVPGRDLAQALAARPTHRMPVGEALDLAIALAEGLAAMHAEGLGHRDLRPRNVLLGEGGAIKISGFGADAEITRAHELLYAPRVLVDVLPYVAPEQTGRMNRGVDSRTDLYALGTILYQTLTGRPPFEGVDPMELIHAHLAVSPARPSSLDPTIPEAISGIVLKLLEKNAEDRYQSADGLLFDLRHCREVLQSGGCIAPFLPGEHDRADLFRIHQKLYGREQDIQALTSAFECALAGSREIVLVSGYSGIGKSSLVQEILKPLARQKGYFTGGKHDQYHRAAPYSGFIQAFDGLVRQILAESEARILRWRSALLEALGPNGQVVCDVIPSLSHVIGPQPPVPALSPLEAQNRLNRCFLRLVSVFARHEHPLVLFLDDLQWIDSAGLGLLRALLADDSLEAVFFCGAYRDNEVSPAHPFMGTLGELERGGLSVRDIVLAPLERRHLLAMLGDCLEREDTGPLADVVLKKTGGNPFFVKRLVQSLHDHGVLTYTSDAGWRWDLAKIEALAYSENVVDLMVRTIGRLPARTQEALRIAAAIGSRFDLDVLAALLACSPEEACSRLSRAVEEGLLLVDRSGYRFAHDKVQEGAYAMIPEEERPAYRLRVGRYLAGHTDLTVSQNLFDVVGHLNAAGDLIADGAERLRLARMNLDAAIRAEESAAFGAALDHLEEGLSRLPADAWTSHHALRLAYAKKTGLMLALSGRHDEGLAELERCLPHTKGRLDRTEVLRLKMSVQVLKNDLHAALAEGLAALRPFGIDLPPFPDEAMVDAQIRATMALVQEKTLEALPDLPPLADPEIRAMQDVLQELLSPCWFLSPNNYGITVAKVLENTLRHGLSKHAIYGCINFGAFLCGRGDIELGYRFGRAAFDLSERYPDKNSEAMLWNLWGAFVQYWREGYPACKTSFLAGIHAGLETGQYIWAFYATMNASTNSLLRGLPLADILAEAQSYQPMRKLDKFNAITWTVGAVAQLAHQLSVETAHPTKLKGAWIDIDEVMEECRRIDNQGSLFVAYIFTVLLDVFQGAFEEAARTALPLDIEFPNVEAWHATPVFHFYAGIAFTQAADVVSPDERALFLARAEIVAEKLSRWANFCPENVAHRSALLGAELARVRGDTLAAWNRYDEAIALAARGGYLHDEALANELAGLSFHALGKTTIARAYLTEAHRAYGRWGATEAMRRLEHAYPDLVPGESLRGARGTGAAALDIDSVLKASQAISGEIVLDRLLDTLMRILVENAGARRGVLLLLRDGRLVVEVEHRIGEASVRALGATPLEGRADLPAGLVTYVARTCETVVLDDRANDGPFGHDPWFENARPRSSLAAPIVYKGCLAGVIYLENDLARSAFTPDRVEVIRLLAAQAAISIENARLYADLAQENAERRRAEASVRKSQQFLYSIVDNTMAVIFAKDLEGRFIFTNRGFEELVHMHRDEVFGKADHELFTREMADEYRAHDLRVLRENRALEYDESALDGEEMRTFTCVKFPLRDPAGNPYGICGIATDVTARRRAEEVLRHSYSLLEATLESTADGILVVDDARRAVRFNRRFVQIWRIPDEVLASGSDDVFRAFVSDQLQEPASFERRVVSLYSSPEESSFDVLSLADGRVFERYSQPQRLGDRVVGRVFSFRDVTARVQAEQQRDRLLLDERHARAAAEEAVHLRDDFLSVASHELRTPLTSLQLAIQSIEQRLSRGMDAERVRAAVVLSGRQIKRLDNLVDMLLDVSRIQAGRLELNTSRVDLCELVADVVANLGDQIARCGSTLTVRAEAPVIGRWDPHRLEQIVTNLLTNAIKFGEDRPIEITIDAEAEVARLLVTDHGIGIPAEVQAQLFERFRRGVSSRHYGGLGLGLYITRTIVEAHGGRIVLSSEVGKGSTFRVELPLSPDPSSSQPSGG from the coding sequence ATGACGGCCGGCCCAGGCTACGCGTTCGGTGAGAAGACCGAGGAGACCGCCTACTTCACCCTCTACCGCGCGCGCCGCGAGGGAGACACAACCGTTCTGCTCAAGGTCCTGCGCCCCGAGGGGGCGCGCGCCGCCGAAATCGCGCGCTTCAAGCAGCAATACGAGCGCCTCGCCCGCCTCGCCTCCTCGCGCCTCGTCGCGGTGCGGGGCGTCGAGGAGCGCGCGGGCGCGCTGATCGTCATGCTCGAAGACGTTCCGGGCCGCGACCTCGCGCAGGCCCTCGCCGCGCGCCCCACGCACCGGATGCCCGTGGGCGAGGCCCTCGATCTCGCGATCGCGCTCGCCGAAGGCCTCGCCGCGATGCACGCCGAGGGGCTCGGCCACCGCGATCTCCGCCCGCGGAACGTGCTCCTCGGCGAGGGCGGCGCGATCAAGATCTCCGGATTCGGCGCCGACGCGGAGATCACCCGCGCGCACGAGCTGCTCTACGCACCTCGGGTGCTCGTCGACGTACTGCCCTACGTCGCCCCCGAGCAGACGGGTCGGATGAACCGCGGCGTCGATTCCCGGACCGATCTCTATGCGCTCGGGACCATTCTCTACCAGACGCTCACGGGCCGCCCCCCCTTCGAGGGCGTCGATCCCATGGAGCTCATCCACGCGCACCTCGCCGTCTCGCCCGCGCGCCCTTCCAGCCTCGATCCAACCATTCCCGAGGCGATCTCCGGAATCGTGCTCAAGCTTCTCGAAAAAAACGCCGAGGACCGCTACCAGAGCGCCGATGGCTTGCTCTTCGACCTCCGTCATTGCCGCGAGGTCCTGCAAAGCGGAGGGTGCATCGCGCCTTTCCTGCCAGGGGAGCACGATCGCGCCGACCTCTTCCGGATCCACCAGAAGCTTTATGGCCGCGAGCAAGACATCCAGGCGCTCACCTCTGCGTTCGAATGCGCGCTCGCGGGGAGCCGGGAAATCGTGCTCGTCTCCGGCTACTCGGGCATCGGCAAGTCCTCGCTCGTGCAGGAGATCCTGAAACCGCTCGCGCGCCAGAAGGGCTACTTCACGGGCGGCAAGCACGACCAGTACCACCGCGCAGCGCCCTACAGCGGGTTCATCCAGGCATTCGATGGCCTCGTGCGGCAGATCCTCGCCGAGAGCGAGGCGCGTATCCTCCGGTGGAGGAGCGCGCTCCTCGAAGCGCTCGGGCCAAACGGGCAGGTCGTCTGCGACGTCATCCCCTCCCTGTCCCACGTGATCGGCCCGCAGCCGCCCGTCCCTGCGCTGAGCCCGCTCGAAGCCCAGAACCGCCTGAACCGGTGCTTCTTGCGGCTCGTCTCGGTGTTCGCGCGGCACGAGCACCCGCTCGTCCTTTTCCTCGACGACCTGCAGTGGATCGACTCCGCGGGCCTCGGATTGCTCCGCGCCCTCCTCGCCGACGATTCGCTCGAAGCGGTCTTCTTCTGCGGCGCCTACCGCGACAACGAGGTGTCGCCCGCGCATCCGTTCATGGGGACGCTCGGGGAGCTCGAGCGCGGAGGGCTCTCGGTGCGCGACATCGTCCTCGCCCCGCTCGAACGGCGCCACCTGCTCGCCATGCTCGGCGATTGCCTCGAACGCGAGGACACCGGCCCGCTCGCCGACGTGGTGCTCAAAAAGACGGGAGGCAACCCGTTCTTCGTCAAACGTCTGGTTCAGTCCCTCCACGACCACGGCGTGCTCACGTACACGTCCGACGCGGGGTGGCGGTGGGATCTCGCGAAGATCGAAGCGCTCGCGTACTCGGAAAACGTCGTCGACCTCATGGTGCGCACCATCGGGCGTCTGCCGGCGCGAACGCAGGAGGCGCTGCGGATCGCCGCGGCAATCGGAAGTCGCTTCGACCTCGACGTGCTCGCAGCCTTGCTCGCTTGCTCGCCCGAGGAGGCGTGCAGCCGCCTTTCGCGCGCCGTCGAGGAGGGGCTGCTCCTCGTCGACCGGAGCGGCTACCGCTTCGCCCACGACAAGGTCCAGGAGGGCGCTTATGCGATGATCCCGGAGGAGGAGCGGCCTGCCTACCGCCTCCGCGTCGGCCGGTACCTCGCGGGACACACCGATCTTACGGTCAGCCAAAACCTCTTCGACGTCGTCGGCCACCTGAATGCCGCGGGGGACCTCATCGCGGACGGCGCCGAACGCCTGCGCCTCGCGCGCATGAACCTCGACGCCGCGATCCGCGCCGAGGAATCGGCCGCCTTCGGCGCCGCCCTCGACCACCTCGAAGAGGGCCTCTCACGCCTGCCGGCGGACGCCTGGACCTCGCATCATGCGCTCCGCCTCGCGTACGCGAAGAAAACGGGCCTCATGCTCGCGCTCTCGGGCCGGCACGACGAGGGCCTCGCCGAGCTCGAACGCTGCCTCCCGCACACCAAAGGGAGGCTCGATCGCACCGAGGTGCTGCGGCTCAAGATGAGCGTGCAGGTGCTCAAGAATGACCTGCACGCCGCGCTCGCGGAGGGACTCGCGGCCCTGCGCCCATTCGGGATCGACCTGCCCCCGTTCCCCGACGAAGCCATGGTCGACGCCCAGATCCGAGCGACGATGGCTCTCGTCCAGGAAAAGACGCTCGAAGCGCTGCCAGACCTGCCGCCGCTCGCGGATCCGGAGATCCGCGCCATGCAGGACGTGCTCCAGGAGCTCCTTTCTCCCTGCTGGTTCTTGAGCCCCAACAACTACGGCATCACGGTCGCGAAGGTCCTCGAAAACACGCTGCGTCACGGGCTGTCGAAGCACGCGATCTACGGCTGCATCAACTTCGGGGCGTTCCTCTGCGGCCGCGGCGACATCGAGCTCGGCTACCGCTTCGGCCGCGCCGCCTTCGACCTTTCGGAGCGCTATCCGGACAAGAACTCCGAAGCGATGCTCTGGAACCTGTGGGGCGCCTTCGTGCAGTACTGGAGAGAGGGCTACCCCGCCTGCAAGACTTCGTTTCTCGCGGGGATCCACGCCGGGCTCGAGACGGGCCAGTACATCTGGGCGTTCTACGCCACGATGAACGCCAGCACGAACAGCCTCCTGCGCGGCCTGCCGCTCGCCGATATCCTCGCCGAGGCGCAGAGCTACCAGCCGATGCGGAAGCTGGACAAGTTCAATGCCATCACCTGGACAGTCGGCGCGGTCGCACAGCTCGCGCACCAGCTCTCGGTCGAGACCGCGCACCCGACCAAGCTCAAGGGCGCGTGGATCGACATCGACGAGGTGATGGAGGAGTGCCGCCGGATCGACAACCAGGGCTCGCTCTTCGTCGCCTACATCTTCACCGTTCTACTCGACGTCTTCCAGGGCGCGTTCGAGGAAGCGGCGCGCACCGCGCTCCCGCTGGACATCGAGTTCCCGAACGTGGAGGCCTGGCACGCCACCCCCGTGTTCCATTTCTACGCCGGCATCGCGTTCACGCAGGCGGCGGACGTGGTCTCCCCGGACGAGCGCGCGCTCTTCCTCGCCCGCGCGGAGATCGTTGCTGAAAAGCTCTCGCGCTGGGCGAACTTCTGCCCGGAGAACGTGGCGCACCGCAGCGCCCTGCTCGGCGCCGAGCTCGCGCGCGTCCGCGGCGACACGCTCGCCGCGTGGAATCGCTACGACGAGGCGATCGCCCTCGCAGCGCGCGGCGGCTACCTCCACGACGAGGCGCTCGCCAACGAGCTCGCCGGCCTCTCCTTCCACGCTCTCGGCAAGACCACCATCGCCCGCGCCTACCTCACCGAGGCGCACAGGGCCTACGGCCGATGGGGCGCGACGGAGGCGATGCGGCGCCTCGAGCACGCGTACCCCGATCTCGTCCCCGGCGAGAGCCTCCGCGGCGCGCGGGGCACGGGGGCCGCCGCGCTCGACATCGACTCGGTGCTCAAGGCTTCCCAGGCCATCTCGGGCGAGATCGTCCTCGACCGCCTGCTCGACACGCTCATGCGCATCCTCGTCGAGAACGCCGGCGCGCGGCGAGGCGTCCTCCTGCTCCTGCGCGACGGACGGCTCGTCGTCGAGGTCGAGCACCGCATCGGAGAGGCGTCCGTCCGCGCGCTCGGCGCGACGCCCCTCGAGGGCCGCGCGGACCTGCCGGCCGGCCTCGTGACCTACGTGGCTCGCACGTGCGAGACGGTCGTCCTCGACGACCGCGCGAACGACGGGCCGTTCGGACACGATCCCTGGTTCGAAAACGCGCGGCCCCGCTCCTCGCTCGCCGCGCCCATCGTCTACAAGGGCTGCCTCGCCGGCGTGATCTACCTGGAGAACGACCTCGCCCGCTCGGCTTTCACGCCCGATCGTGTCGAGGTGATCCGGCTGCTCGCGGCCCAGGCGGCCATCTCCATCGAGAATGCGCGCCTTTATGCGGATCTCGCGCAGGAGAACGCGGAGCGGCGGCGCGCGGAGGCGTCCGTTCGAAAAAGCCAGCAGTTTCTCTACTCCATCGTGGACAACACGATGGCCGTCATCTTCGCCAAGGACCTCGAAGGTCGCTTCATCTTCACGAACCGCGGCTTCGAGGAGCTCGTCCACATGCACCGCGACGAGGTCTTCGGCAAGGCCGACCACGAGCTCTTCACGCGCGAGATGGCCGATGAATATCGCGCCCACGATCTCCGTGTCCTGCGTGAGAACCGGGCCCTCGAATACGACGAGTCGGCGTTGGATGGGGAGGAGATGCGCACGTTCACGTGCGTCAAATTCCCGCTCCGTGATCCCGCCGGGAACCCCTACGGCATCTGCGGCATCGCGACCGACGTCACCGCGCGCCGGCGCGCCGAGGAGGTGCTGCGCCATTCGTACTCGCTCCTCGAGGCCACGCTCGAATCGACGGCGGACGGCATCCTCGTCGTCGACGACGCGCGGCGCGCCGTGCGCTTCAATCGAAGGTTCGTGCAGATCTGGCGTATCCCCGACGAGGTGCTCGCCTCCGGTTCGGACGACGTGTTCCGTGCGTTCGTGAGCGACCAGCTCCAAGAGCCCGCGTCGTTCGAGCGAAGGGTCGTCTCTCTCTATTCCTCGCCCGAGGAGAGCAGCTTCGACGTGCTCTCGCTCGCGGACGGTCGGGTCTTCGAGCGTTATTCGCAGCCGCAGCGGCTCGGCGATCGCGTGGTCGGGCGTGTCTTCAGCTTCCGCGACGTCACCGCGCGCGTGCAAGCCGAGCAGCAGCGCGATCGGCTGCTGCTCGACGAGCGGCACGCGCGCGCCGCGGCCGAGGAGGCGGTCCACCTGCGCGACGATTTCCTCTCCGTCGCCTCCCACGAGCTCCGCACCCCGCTCACCAGCCTGCAGCTCGCCATTCAATCGATCGAGCAAAGGCTTTCGCGGGGCATGGACGCCGAGCGCGTGCGCGCGGCGGTCGTCCTCTCCGGGCGCCAGATCAAGCGCCTCGACAACCTCGTCGACATGCTCCTCGACGTCTCGCGGATCCAGGCGGGGAGGCTCGAGCTGAACACCTCGCGCGTCGATCTGTGTGAACTGGTCGCCGACGTCGTCGCAAACCTCGGCGACCAGATCGCGCGATGCGGCAGCACGCTCACCGTACGCGCGGAGGCGCCGGTCATCGGCCGGTGGGATCCACACCGGCTGGAACAGATCGTGACGAACCTCCTCACGAATGCCATCAAGTTCGGGGAAGACCGACCCATCGAGATCACGATCGACGCCGAGGCAGAGGTCGCGCGCCTCTTGGTGACCGACCACGGGATCGGGATCCCGGCCGAGGTACAGGCGCAGCTCTTCGAGCGATTTCGCCGCGGCGTCTCGTCACGCCATTACGGGGGGCTCGGGCTCGGCCTCTACATCACCCGCACCATCGTCGAGGCGCACGGCGGGCGTATCGTCTTGTCGAGCGAGGTCGGAAAGGGATCGACCTTCCGGGTCGAGCTGCCGCTTTCGCCCGACCCCTCGTCGAGCCAGCCGAGCGGCGGCTGA